In Brassica napus cultivar Da-Ae chromosome A3, Da-Ae, whole genome shotgun sequence, the sequence tttttatttttcttttgttttttttttattttccttttttctttgtcttttttattctttttctctCCAAATTTTATTGATGTATATCTTTTAAAGCAAATATAATTCAACCAAATTATTATGTTACTAaagatatacatattttttttacatatggcataacttaaaatttttaaaacagattttaaaacaatatcggacaaaaattatactatactatttattaaaataaaataatacatttcattaaacgtatataaaacaatgTGTTACTAATATTTATAGCAGTATATTATTCTATTTACgtaaatagtataattttttggagctccctcttcctcttctaccTCCTTCCTTCTCCGGTTCTCCCTCCACCTCctccctcctcttcttcttcttcctccctcctcctcttcttcttcctctctcctGCCCTTGCTCTTACTTCTCATCCCTCCTTcttcctccacctcctcctcctcttcatctcctctttTTCCCTTGTTGCTCTTCCTTTTCAAATGCAAGctacttttgaatatttttctgtatttttctatactatttacttaatatacaTAGTACGGTATAATATGTTTATTACTTAGATGTACATGAGACACGCTTGTAAgaagaataaaattaaaaatatgtcaaATTGTCCCATCAAATAGTGATTACTGTAGTATAGCtatattctttattttatattctcttATGTATATACACCGAATTCTCCCTTAAATTAActtatcattgtttttttttggtttcttcagAAAAATTAGATACATGCATACGTTACACGTCTTTCACTCTTTTTTGTTTGAGTTGTTAATGACTTTTGGAACCTGgaaactaattttaattttaagttttaatgtTTAGTTTTAATCATTTACTTACCCAAAAGGTAcaaaaaattttctataaaaaaattaaaatggacATGCATGTGATGGGGCTACGTAATAAGACTATAATTGGATGTATATGCACAAAGCAAGTTGTAGCTAAGGAACGTTGAAAGGTGAAAGATCCACCGCTTTTGTATTTTCTTCTGTTGGTTTGTGATccggtttttgattttttttatagatcttttgttcctcctAAAATCTGAAATGATCATAgctatttcatattttcgaaataTTATATTGAATTAAATTTCAAAGAGTAAAAGTGATCCTCTAACAAACCCTCAAGCTTTAGACGTTCTTCTCCTTTGGATCAAATGTATCTTCCATCCTTATCCTCCCGAATTTTACTAGAACCTTGAATCCCATTATGCAAGCTTTAACTATGAGATTTGGATATATTATAATTAACGCAATCCTGGACGAATTATCAGTTTCACCCGCGATATGAAGCAGAATTTCATAAGCAAAGCGGTAGATATACAACTATTTAGAGCATGCAGCAGCTAGTAGACTTATgacattaaaaatatacaataaattttatattttaaaaagaaaattcatgTGGGGGTCCTGACTGACCTGTAAAATTTTGATCAGAAGGAATTGAATGGTTTTGGCGAATACTAAGGTGGTGATGTTTTCTTCCTTTGCCattttttttgagcaacctTCCTTTGCCATTCTAAACCTATCTCTTGTCttttctctccctctctctcaaaATGATTATTGATGAATCACAGCCCCTGGAAAGATCACGTGTTACCGATATTGATACATACTACACTTTGTGTATGGTATATTATTTGATCATTATCATGAGAGATGACATATTCTGACTTAGGGTTGCGGCATTACTTGTCCATGGGGTCGTCCAGTACCACTCCTACACATTTTGTCTCATGCAAATTGTTTTCGGATATGGGCTCACGTGAACCTCTtgatttattattgtttttgtgtGTGATTTCTCCCAGAGTTTTACAGCGATAAATAATCATTCACGAaagtaataattataattagttTAGATCTCAGTCCATTTGGAGTGGGTCGAATTACCCAAACTTAACCAGAAATGGTATAGTTCAATTATTATTTATTCGGTTCTATCAAAGGTGCAAAACATCAACAAGCTACTTCTAAAAAATATGTCTATATTATATTTCACAGTAACATAAACTAATTGCAACATTATTTTACTTTAGaacataatagtttttttaaattatattactaAGCAATTTATGATATAGCTAACTccttttttgataaaacaaaaagttaGTTATtctttctaaaagaaaaaaagttgttCCTTCTTCAGGTTAGTGAGTTTCAATACATATGATCCAACACTGCTGAAAATGATATAAATGTCcggatttgttttatttgttagaTAACTTATTTCCTGTTTATGCATACTAATCCTATTTTCTTGAATAAAAACTGGCTCAcaaattaaaactattaaaaataacagTTTATCCATTTATATCTTCTCAATTCTTCAAAGTTCTACTAGCTAGTGTAAGttgatgaatatatatattctaatttgTTTTCGGTTCGTACGTGGTCCCTTCTCTTGCCTATTTAAAAAATGTCAAACACAGTAGTATGCTTAGATCCTTCTATACTTGTCCCTGATCTCTCCCAAACTCTCTTCTTACAtctcttttttgtttcataGATCTTTATCAATCATGGGTTCAAATTTTCGTTACACTATAGATCTCAATGAAGATCATCAAAACCATCAaccttttttctcttcttttggaTCCTCTATTCATCAAAATCATGATCATCAACAAAATGTTTACCATCACCAAGCTCTATCTAATCCCActttttcatcatcttctttagCTTCACCATCTCTTTCCTACCTCCCTTTCTTGATCAACTCTCACCAAGATCAAGTACATGTTGGGTATAACAACCATACTTTTCATGGCTTTCTTGATCCTCATATCTCCCAGCCCCTTgaggtataatttttttaaagtgaaacTCGTAtgtaccaatatttttatgatacTTGAGAAGTTGTATAGTATtcacataaaaatttaattaactaaAGTATTTtatcatggtatatggaaatttCAGACCAAAAAGTTTGTATATGATGGTGGATCATCATCAAGCGATCAAATGACGCCAGAGAAGGAGACACGACTTAAATTGACGATAAGGAAGAATGATAATCATCATGACCAAACCGATCTTCCTCAATATCCGACAAAAGGCGAGACAGAAAGTAATTCGCTCAAGTGGATGTCTTCGAAGGTGAGATTTATGAAGAGAAAGACGATGATCACCCCCACCGACAACAACAAACAATACGTTAAGAACGACCAGTCCTTGAACGTTAGCAATCTCGAAGAAGATCATCTCAATAAGATTTCGAAAAATCATTACAATATGATTGCGAACGAGAATGGTTATAACGGAAGCAACAACTGCGTAACTAGGATTTGCTCCGATTGTAACACGACCAAAACTCCTCTTTGGAGAAGTGGCCCGAGAGGTCCCAAGGTAATCACCACACACATAAAAATTACTCAAAGAATTGATTTCTTTTTAtagaactaattaataatataagaaTCGTAAATCTATAAAACCACTATCAAAAACTAATCCGTAAAACCAATTTTACTTAATTAGTAATCCTAACTAGGTCACGAGATAATTTAGCTAACTCTTATTTTGGTTTGTCTTATTACAGTCTCTTTGTAACGCATGTGGGATAAGGCAAAGGAAAGCGAGACGGGCTGCTATGGCCGCTTCAGGCGCAACCACAACCTCTGACGTGTCACCGCCGCTcctgaagaagaagattcaaaacaagaacaagagatcAAATAAAGTTGGTAGTCTCTCTTCTCCTTTGGCTTCAAAGGTACATAAATATAAGAGTATGACCACATCTGTGGCGGAGGCGGTGCCGATGATGGAGGGCGCGGGCGGCGCGGGCGCAATAACCGGGGCTTTGGAGACTCAAGGCAAATCCACAATGTCGTCTTCTTCAACATCTTCCTCCTCAAACAAGTGTTATTTTGATGAGCTAGCCATAATTTTGAGCAAAAGCTCAGCTTATCAGCAAGTTTTTCCTCAAGATGAGAAGGAGGCTGCCATTTTACTAATGGCTCTGTCGTACGGAATGGTACACGGGTGATCTTTTAATCAAAACTCACGTTTTTAGGTAAGAAGTTAgggaattattataattaatggTACCATAATCCATCGTATACGTTGTTTATGTTTGGTTCTTGCGGTGATAGATCGATATCAGTCAGTCCAACTTTATGgggtttaattgtttttaataatgaaaCTATTTTGTATGGAGCTTGATATTCCGAGGATGTGGTTGTTCttgatttttcatttatttattgcGTTCGAAATTTGAGAATTAATATGCGAATTACATTAATTTTTCCATATCTCTatatcactatatatatatggtatctCGTCAAGTTGTAAAACATTGTCTTTGCTTTTTAACATTACAGATATTGTTTCTcagtagatatatatatatgatatacttTTTGTGTGGATCGGTTGGTATGCAATCCCCTAAAAGTTATTTGAGAAACGATTTGTCATGCATCACCACAataattttagaagaaaaatgaTGATATGGAACACTAACAACAATGATATGCAGTGAAACCAATTGTGACATAGacattttacatttatttttgatttatagtttttgataattgtttttaaaaatatgataatcattcataaatcatcattaatataataataaataatattcctTGCATTTCATAATAAGTATCACTTAGACACATTTCACGCAGattaagaaactaaaaaaatatgcGAATCTACCCTTATTTATTatacaattatttaaataaaaataatttaactaaacatatatttgttatttaaaacaGTAAGAAAAAGATTTAATGTGAAAATTTACATCAGAAATATAGAATAacactttttgaaacaaaataaaa encodes:
- the LOC106440876 gene encoding putative GATA transcription factor 22 is translated as MGSNFRYTIDLNEDHQNHQPFFSSFGSSIHQNHDHQQNVYHHQALSNPTFSSSSLASPSLSYLPFLINSHQDQVHVGYNNHTFHGFLDPHISQPLETKKFVYDGGSSSSDQMTPEKETRLKLTIRKNDNHHDQTDLPQYPTKGETESNSLKWMSSKVRFMKRKTMITPTDNNKQYVKNDQSLNVSNLEEDHLNKISKNHYNMIANENGYNGSNNCVTRICSDCNTTKTPLWRSGPRGPKSLCNACGIRQRKARRAAMAASGATTTSDVSPPLLKKKIQNKNKRSNKVGSLSSPLASKVHKYKSMTTSVAEAVPMMEGAGGAGAITGALETQGKSTMSSSSTSSSSNKCYFDELAIILSKSSAYQQVFPQDEKEAAILLMALSYGMVHG